Proteins encoded together in one Lachnospiraceae bacterium JLR.KK008 window:
- a CDS encoding acyl-CoA carboxylase subunit beta produces MNWDEAIKDLEQRREKARLGGGQSKIDKQHKSGKLTARERIDILLDKGTFVEIDGMMESRIDDFDLDKRRVPGDGVVTGYGEIDGRLVFVASEDFTVIGGTLGEYHSFKICRIQDMAMEMGAPLVCINDSGGARIEEGISSLSGYSGMFLRHTKASGVIPQIAVILGPCSGGACYAPAICDYIFMVKDISKMFITGPNVVKTVINEEVSVEELGGAEVHAKKSGVAHFTYDTEGECLMGVRKLLSYLPSNNEQKPPVIKPISEKQSLLFAVNKMLNKVGNLGKTYLEKSDDQCAKLRDIVPDNSRHPYDVKEVIACIVDNDSFFEVHKDFAMNVVVGWGRMEGKTVGFVANQANCKAGSLDYHASDKVARFIRFCDCFNIPVVTLVDVPAFLPGTEQEHNGIIRHGAKVLYAYSEATVPKITLIMRKAYGGAYIAMNSKEMGADLVYAWPIAEIAVMGADGAVNIAFKRKIKAAQDPEAMRAQCKKEYEDRFLNPYVAAARGYVNEVIKPEETRLCILKGLRGLENKKVEPPKKKHGNIPL; encoded by the coding sequence ATGAATTGGGATGAAGCGATCAAAGATTTAGAGCAGAGGAGAGAAAAAGCGCGTCTGGGCGGCGGACAGTCAAAGATTGATAAACAGCATAAATCAGGGAAGCTGACGGCGAGAGAAAGAATAGATATTTTGTTAGATAAAGGCACTTTTGTAGAGATCGACGGTATGATGGAGTCGAGGATCGATGATTTTGATCTGGACAAGAGAAGGGTGCCGGGAGACGGTGTTGTGACCGGTTATGGCGAGATTGACGGCAGGCTGGTATTTGTTGCCAGTGAAGACTTTACGGTGATCGGCGGTACGCTTGGAGAGTATCATTCGTTCAAGATCTGCCGGATTCAGGATATGGCGATGGAAATGGGGGCGCCTCTTGTCTGCATCAACGACAGCGGCGGAGCGAGGATCGAGGAAGGAATCTCCTCCCTCAGCGGCTACAGCGGCATGTTCCTGCGCCATACAAAGGCGTCCGGTGTGATTCCGCAGATCGCGGTCATCCTGGGCCCCTGTTCCGGAGGCGCCTGCTATGCGCCTGCGATCTGCGACTATATTTTCATGGTAAAGGATATTTCCAAAATGTTCATTACCGGGCCGAATGTCGTCAAGACAGTTATCAATGAAGAAGTGTCAGTGGAAGAGCTGGGCGGTGCGGAAGTACATGCGAAGAAGAGCGGCGTCGCACATTTCACATATGATACGGAAGGCGAATGCCTGATGGGTGTGCGCAAGCTCCTGTCCTATCTGCCGAGCAATAATGAACAGAAACCGCCGGTGATCAAGCCGATCAGCGAGAAACAGTCGCTGCTCTTTGCGGTCAATAAAATGTTGAATAAAGTGGGAAATCTGGGTAAGACCTATCTGGAGAAGAGCGATGACCAGTGTGCGAAGCTGCGTGACATCGTACCGGATAATTCCAGACATCCCTACGATGTGAAAGAAGTTATCGCCTGCATTGTGGACAACGACAGTTTCTTTGAGGTTCACAAAGACTTTGCCATGAATGTGGTTGTGGGCTGGGGAAGGATGGAAGGAAAGACGGTGGGCTTTGTTGCCAACCAGGCGAACTGTAAGGCAGGGTCTCTTGACTACCATGCTTCCGACAAGGTGGCAAGATTTATCCGTTTCTGTGATTGCTTTAATATTCCGGTTGTGACGCTTGTGGATGTACCTGCTTTCCTGCCGGGAACAGAGCAGGAACACAACGGCATTATCCGCCACGGGGCGAAGGTCCTGTATGCGTACTCGGAAGCAACTGTGCCGAAGATCACGCTGATCATGCGCAAGGCTTACGGAGGCGCGTATATCGCGATGAACTCCAAGGAAATGGGCGCAGACCTCGTGTATGCATGGCCGATCGCGGAAATCGCAGTTATGGGAGCAGACGGGGCCGTCAACATTGCCTTTAAGAGAAAAATAAAGGCAGCTCAGGACCCGGAGGCGATGCGGGCGCAGTGCAAGAAAGAGTATGAGGACAGATTCCTCAATCCGTATGTGGCTGCGGCAAGAGGGTATGTGAACGAAGTGATCAAGCCGGAGGAGACACGGCTTTGCATCTTAAAAGGTCTGCGGGGACTGGAAAACAAGAAAGTCGAGCCGCCGAAAAAAAAGCATGGAAACATTCCGCTGTAA
- a CDS encoding flagellar capping protein — MSNMIALNTVYNHYLTTYSRSSASKYDAHKRSELRNIYNSIIKLNKESPLYLLKTNKNTHAFAVGIKEGATELHNTIVSLGGMSEDQLLNKKVASSTDENIVSAQYINDQTNIDNIPSYEIEVRSLASPQVNLGNYLPSDSMNLPAGTYSFDVNIHNMNYEFQYNITEEDTNKTIQDKLARLISGANIGINATVETDGDLSALRLVSSATGVPIGKDALFSVSDTHSSKTPGSVDYFGIAEVTRPASNAQVIVNGVEKSVSSNHFTLEKTYELKLNGVSPVEGQSVTVSVKNDMESLGENINRLIGGYNSFLRLAAHSSSRQIKKDNLLREMRGITSVYKNGLLNVGMDIGDDGSLKLNEDAYSQSLETGDAKQTISMIRNFADSLLRKTSQISLDPMQYVDRTMVAYKNPARQGRNYATPYVTSAYSGMMFNSYC; from the coding sequence ATGTCAAATATGATAGCGCTCAATACTGTATATAATCATTATCTTACTACGTACTCCCGCAGCTCTGCATCAAAATATGATGCGCATAAGAGAAGCGAGCTGCGCAATATTTACAATTCCATTATAAAGCTGAATAAAGAGTCTCCCCTCTACCTGTTGAAGACAAATAAAAATACTCATGCTTTTGCCGTTGGTATCAAAGAGGGGGCTACGGAACTGCACAATACGATCGTATCTCTCGGAGGTATGAGTGAAGACCAGCTTTTGAACAAAAAAGTGGCTTCCTCAACCGATGAGAATATTGTCAGCGCTCAGTATATCAATGACCAGACGAACATCGATAACATTCCTTCTTACGAGATAGAAGTCCGTTCCCTGGCTTCTCCTCAGGTCAACCTTGGAAACTATCTGCCATCAGACAGCATGAATCTTCCCGCAGGCACCTATTCTTTTGATGTCAATATTCACAATATGAACTACGAGTTTCAATACAATATCACGGAAGAAGATACGAACAAAACAATTCAGGATAAGCTGGCGCGGCTGATCTCCGGTGCTAATATCGGCATCAATGCTACGGTCGAGACAGACGGCGACCTCTCCGCACTCCGGCTCGTCTCTTCTGCCACCGGCGTTCCGATTGGAAAAGATGCTCTTTTCTCAGTATCGGACACTCATTCCAGTAAGACTCCCGGTTCGGTTGATTACTTTGGCATCGCAGAGGTGACTCGTCCTGCATCCAATGCACAGGTAATCGTCAATGGTGTGGAAAAAAGCGTGTCCTCCAATCATTTCACCCTCGAGAAAACATATGAATTGAAATTAAACGGTGTCAGCCCTGTGGAAGGGCAGTCCGTCACTGTCAGCGTGAAAAATGATATGGAATCTCTCGGCGAGAATATCAACAGACTCATCGGCGGTTACAATTCTTTCCTGCGGCTTGCGGCGCACAGTTCCAGCAGACAGATCAAAAAAGACAATCTGCTGCGGGAGATGAGAGGGATTACTTCGGTCTATAAAAACGGCCTGCTCAATGTCGGCATGGATATTGGCGACGATGGTTCCCTCAAATTGAACGAAGACGCCTATTCCCAGTCTCTCGAGACCGGAGATGCCAAGCAGACCATATCCATGATCAGAAATTTTGCGGACTCTCTGCTTCGAAAGACAAGCCAGATCTCCCTTGATCCGATGCAGTATGTGGACCGGACAATGGTTGCCTACAAAAATCCGGCCAGACAGGGCAGAAATTACGCTACCCCTTATGTAACAAGCGCATACAGCGGTATGATGTTCAACAGTTACTGTTGA
- the rpmG gene encoding 50S ribosomal protein L33, which translates to MRTRITLACTECKQRNYNTTKDKKAHPDRMETKKYCKFCKSHTLHKETK; encoded by the coding sequence ATGCGGACAAGAATCACATTGGCATGTACAGAATGCAAACAGCGTAATTATAATACGACAAAAGATAAAAAGGCACATCCGGACAGAATGGAGACAAAGAAATATTGTAAATTCTGCAAATCTCATACATTACACAAAGAGACGAAATAA
- the secE gene encoding preprotein translocase subunit SecE has product MGDSNKKEKPSFSKGVQTEFKKISWPDRTSLLKQSVAVVCVSVVLGVIIAVLDMILQYGVNFLTM; this is encoded by the coding sequence ATGGGAGATTCAAACAAGAAGGAAAAGCCCAGCTTTTCAAAAGGCGTTCAGACTGAGTTCAAAAAGATCTCATGGCCTGACAGAACATCACTTTTAAAACAGTCGGTTGCGGTCGTTTGTGTTTCGGTCGTTCTCGGAGTCATTATCGCCGTACTTGATATGATTCTTCAATATGGCGTGAATTTCCTGACGATGTAA
- the nusG gene encoding transcription termination/antitermination protein NusG, with protein sequence MAEANWYVVHTYSGYENKVKANIEKTIENRHLEEEILEVRVPMQDVVEMKNGARKNVQKKMFPGYVLINMIMNDDTWYVVRNTRGVTGFVGPGSKPVPLTEVEMRPLGIKTENISVDFREGDMIAVIAGVWKDTVGAVQRMDYGKQTATINVELFGRETPVEISFAEIKKM encoded by the coding sequence ATGGCAGAGGCAAACTGGTATGTAGTGCATACTTATTCAGGCTACGAAAATAAGGTGAAAGCCAATATTGAGAAGACGATCGAGAACCGGCATCTGGAAGAAGAGATTCTGGAAGTCAGGGTGCCGATGCAGGATGTCGTAGAGATGAAAAACGGCGCCAGGAAGAACGTCCAGAAAAAGATGTTCCCGGGCTATGTACTGATCAATATGATCATGAATGATGATACCTGGTATGTAGTGAGAAACACCAGGGGTGTGACCGGCTTTGTCGGGCCGGGAAGTAAGCCTGTTCCGCTGACAGAAGTGGAGATGCGTCCTCTTGGCATTAAGACAGAAAATATTTCCGTCGATTTCAGGGAAGGCGATATGATCGCTGTCATTGCGGGTGTCTGGAAAGACACGGTAGGCGCTGTCCAGAGAATGGATTACGGCAAGCAGACAGCGACGATCAATGTGGAACTGTTCGGCAGAGAGACGCCGGTAGAGATCAGTTTTGCAGAGATCAAGAAGATGTGA
- the rplK gene encoding 50S ribosomal protein L11 — protein MAKKVEGYIKLQIPAGKATPAPPVGPALGQHGVNIVEFTKQFNARTADKGDLIIPVVITVYADRSFSFVTKTPPAAVLLKKAANIKSGSGAPNKTKVATISKDKVREIAETKMPDLNAASIEAAMSMITGTAKSMGIVVED, from the coding sequence ATGGCAAAAAAGGTAGAAGGATATATTAAGTTACAGATCCCTGCTGGTAAAGCAACACCAGCACCGCCGGTTGGTCCGGCTTTGGGTCAGCATGGCGTCAACATCGTTGAATTTACGAAACAGTTCAATGCAAGGACGGCGGACAAGGGAGATCTGATCATCCCTGTTGTGATCACCGTGTACGCAGACAGAAGTTTCAGTTTTGTAACAAAGACTCCGCCTGCAGCAGTTTTGTTGAAGAAAGCAGCGAACATCAAATCCGGTTCCGGCGCACCGAACAAGACAAAGGTTGCCACGATCTCCAAGGATAAAGTAAGAGAGATCGCAGAAACGAAGATGCCCGATCTGAATGCTGCAAGCATAGAAGCTGCTATGAGCATGATCACCGGTACTGCAAAGAGTATGGGAATCGTTGTGGAAGACTAA
- the rplA gene encoding 50S ribosomal protein L1 gives MKHGKKYNEAAKQVDRTSAYEPAEAIALVKKLATAKFDETVELHIRTGCDGRHAEQQIRGAVVLPNGTGKAVKVLVFAKGDKLSEAEAAGADYVGGDELIPKIQNEGWLDFDVVVATPDMMGIVGRLGKVLGPKGLMPNPKAGTVTMDVTKAINDIKAGKIEYRLDKTNIVHVPVGKASFTEEKLQQNFDAVMDAIMKAKPSALKGQYLRSVTLTSTMGPGVKVNVAKL, from the coding sequence ATGAAGCATGGTAAGAAATATAATGAGGCTGCAAAGCAGGTTGACCGCACTTCTGCATATGAACCTGCCGAGGCGATCGCTCTTGTGAAGAAGCTGGCGACCGCAAAGTTTGATGAGACCGTTGAGCTGCATATCAGAACCGGCTGTGACGGACGTCATGCAGAGCAGCAAATCCGTGGAGCAGTTGTTCTGCCGAACGGTACAGGTAAGGCAGTAAAAGTTCTCGTATTTGCCAAAGGCGATAAGCTGAGCGAGGCGGAAGCAGCAGGCGCTGATTATGTCGGAGGCGACGAGCTCATTCCGAAGATTCAGAACGAGGGCTGGCTGGATTTCGATGTCGTTGTGGCGACACCGGATATGATGGGTATCGTGGGCCGTCTTGGTAAAGTGCTCGGTCCGAAAGGATTGATGCCGAACCCGAAAGCCGGCACAGTTACGATGGATGTGACAAAGGCGATCAATGACATCAAAGCCGGTAAGATCGAGTACAGACTCGATAAGACCAATATCGTTCATGTACCGGTAGGAAAGGCTTCCTTTACGGAAGAAAAACTTCAGCAGAACTTTGATGCGGTTATGGATGCTATTATGAAGGCAAAGCCGAGTGCACTGAAAGGCCAGTATCTGAGAAGCGTGACTCTGACCTCCACAATGGGGCCGGGCGTAAAGGTGAATGTTGCCAAATTATAA
- a CDS encoding MBOAT family O-acyltransferase: MSLWFYGYFNPSYVLIICGSILVNFGVSRYLLRLRRAGRQRGAKVLMLLGVSANVALLFYFKYVDFFLANVNRAFRTDFAMRNIVLPLGISFFTFQQISYVVDSWRGETEGYSLLDYAVFVSFFPQLVAGPIVLHNELIPQLRTEDNHRPDAANLAKGLYLFSTGLFKKVMVADTLGNLVNAGFGGVEILTTTDVLLIIVCYALQLYFDFSGYSDMATGIGLMFNIRLPINFNSPYKARSILEFWDRWHMTLTRFLRQYIYFPLGGSKKGRVRTYVNIMIVFFVSGLWHGASWTFVAWGLLHGAAEVLTRRFRNQWDKIPGVIRWFVTFGFVSFAFLIFRAGSLSQAYIMFRKVATLESMAITPALLEALTLPEVFHIEELLHIDGLLGGKYGIHLWATLAVVLYGALGLENCQKKEFQCNGKTMLQTVGMLTWTIMSLSGISTFLYFNF; this comes from the coding sequence ATGTCGCTGTGGTTTTATGGATATTTCAACCCGTCTTATGTACTGATCATATGCGGGAGTATTCTGGTCAACTTTGGCGTTTCCCGGTATTTGCTGCGCCTGAGAAGAGCAGGCAGGCAGCGCGGCGCGAAAGTACTGATGCTATTGGGAGTGTCTGCCAATGTGGCGCTTCTTTTTTATTTTAAATATGTCGACTTCTTTCTGGCAAATGTCAACAGAGCTTTCCGCACGGACTTTGCGATGCGCAATATCGTGCTGCCGCTTGGCATCAGCTTTTTTACCTTCCAGCAGATTTCCTATGTCGTCGATTCCTGGCGGGGAGAGACGGAAGGCTACAGTCTGCTCGACTATGCGGTGTTTGTCTCATTTTTCCCACAGCTTGTGGCGGGGCCGATCGTACTCCACAATGAATTGATTCCCCAGTTGCGCACCGAGGATAATCACAGACCGGACGCTGCCAATCTGGCGAAGGGCTTATACCTGTTCTCGACAGGGCTGTTCAAGAAAGTGATGGTTGCCGATACACTTGGCAATCTGGTGAATGCCGGGTTTGGCGGCGTGGAAATACTGACAACGACAGATGTGCTGCTCATTATTGTCTGCTATGCCCTGCAATTATACTTTGATTTCAGCGGTTACAGTGATATGGCGACGGGTATCGGTCTGATGTTCAATATTCGTCTGCCGATCAATTTCAACTCTCCTTATAAAGCGCGGTCGATTCTCGAGTTTTGGGACAGATGGCATATGACGCTGACAAGGTTTCTGCGTCAGTATATTTACTTCCCGCTGGGAGGGAGCAAGAAGGGCAGGGTACGGACTTATGTGAATATTATGATCGTGTTTTTTGTCAGCGGCCTCTGGCATGGCGCCAGTTGGACATTTGTCGCATGGGGATTGCTGCACGGAGCCGCAGAGGTGCTGACAAGACGGTTTCGCAATCAGTGGGACAAGATTCCGGGAGTGATCCGGTGGTTTGTAACGTTCGGTTTTGTCAGCTTTGCCTTTCTGATCTTCCGTGCCGGCTCTTTATCGCAGGCTTATATTATGTTCCGCAAGGTGGCGACGCTGGAATCCATGGCGATTACTCCGGCGCTGTTAGAGGCGCTGACGCTGCCGGAGGTCTTCCATATCGAAGAGCTGCTGCATATTGACGGCCTGCTGGGCGGGAAATATGGTATTCATCTATGGGCGACACTTGCCGTCGTGCTCTATGGCGCGCTGGGCCTGGAGAACTGTCAGAAGAAAGAGTTTCAGTGCAATGGGAAAACGATGCTGCAGACAGTGGGGATGCTGACATGGACGATCATGTCACTGTCCGGAATATCGACGTTCCTGTATTTTAACTTTTAA
- a CDS encoding CapA family protein: protein MRASTHKKKSGKSKKKQKKYKKNKLVVFITALCSVLAAGTLGLALLAIQSSAENPAQSAEGTQREEAEPETILASISEQEEALTAEAGEEAAETTEADESRYGSLLADPELMKEHRIYAKEAASTQQIVMAFAGDILFDPHYAVMAKLRQRGGNIEEAFSADLLAQMRGADIFMVNNEFPYTDRGTPTEGKQFTFRAEPESAVYLKDMGADIVSLANNHAYDYGEVSLLDSLDTLEAMEMPYVGAGRNLEEAAAPVSFIVNDKKITIVSATQIERNDNPDTRGAGEDTPGTFRCWNPERLLQETAAAKADSDFVIVYIHWGTESQAEIDWAQREQAVKIAEAGADVIIGDHPHCLQPVGYVSGIPVVYSLGNFWFNSKAQDTCLVQVIIPEEGELSVRVLPARQSDCRTTLLSGGEKERVLSYINSISDSGVLDEDGYLSPR from the coding sequence ATGAGAGCATCTACACATAAAAAGAAGAGCGGGAAGTCAAAAAAGAAACAGAAAAAATATAAAAAAAATAAACTTGTCGTGTTTATCACGGCTTTGTGTAGTGTTCTGGCGGCCGGGACATTGGGTCTTGCCCTCCTGGCGATTCAGTCATCGGCGGAAAATCCCGCACAAAGTGCGGAAGGGACGCAAAGGGAAGAGGCAGAGCCGGAGACAATCCTGGCAAGTATCTCGGAGCAGGAGGAGGCGCTGACGGCAGAAGCCGGGGAAGAGGCAGCAGAGACAACAGAGGCAGATGAGAGCCGGTATGGCAGTCTGCTTGCTGACCCGGAGCTGATGAAGGAACATAGAATTTACGCCAAAGAAGCAGCTTCAACGCAGCAGATCGTAATGGCGTTTGCCGGAGATATTCTGTTTGATCCTCATTATGCGGTGATGGCCAAACTAAGGCAGCGCGGCGGTAATATCGAGGAAGCGTTCTCTGCGGACCTTCTTGCGCAGATGCGGGGTGCCGATATTTTCATGGTCAATAATGAGTTTCCCTATACGGACCGGGGGACACCTACGGAGGGGAAGCAGTTTACATTCCGCGCGGAGCCGGAGAGTGCCGTATATCTGAAGGATATGGGAGCGGATATTGTCTCTCTGGCCAACAATCATGCCTATGATTATGGGGAGGTATCGCTGCTGGACAGTCTCGATACTCTGGAGGCTATGGAGATGCCCTATGTCGGCGCCGGGAGAAATCTGGAGGAAGCGGCGGCGCCTGTCAGCTTTATCGTCAACGATAAAAAGATTACGATTGTATCTGCGACGCAGATTGAGCGCAATGACAATCCGGATACCCGGGGCGCGGGGGAAGATACGCCCGGTACTTTCCGCTGCTGGAATCCGGAGCGGCTTTTACAGGAGACGGCGGCTGCCAAAGCGGACAGTGATTTTGTGATCGTCTATATTCACTGGGGAACGGAGAGTCAGGCGGAGATCGACTGGGCCCAGCGGGAGCAGGCGGTAAAGATCGCAGAAGCGGGGGCGGATGTGATCATCGGCGATCATCCGCATTGTCTGCAGCCGGTCGGCTATGTGTCCGGCATCCCTGTTGTCTACAGCCTTGGCAATTTCTGGTTTAATTCCAAAGCGCAGGATACCTGTCTCGTGCAGGTGATCATTCCTGAGGAGGGAGAACTGTCCGTGCGGGTGCTTCCGGCCAGACAGTCAGACTGTCGGACGACGCTCCTGAGCGGTGGAGAGAAGGAACGGGTTCTTTCTTATATTAATTCCATTTCTGACAGCGGCGTTTTGGATGAGGACGGGTATCTGTCTCCGAGATAG
- the rplJ gene encoding 50S ribosomal protein L10 yields the protein MAKIELKKPVVEEISASIKDAQSVVLVDYRGLTVEQDTQLRRQLREAGVTYKVYKNTMMNFAFKGTDCEALVPYLEGPSAMALSTTDATAPARIINNFAKTAPALEIKGGIVEGIAYDAKGIGEIANIPSREVLLSKLLGSIQSPITNFARVIKQIAEKDGGQAADEAPAADVAEAPAE from the coding sequence ATGGCAAAAATCGAGTTAAAAAAGCCTGTAGTAGAAGAGATTTCTGCAAGCATTAAAGATGCACAGTCTGTTGTGCTTGTTGATTACCGCGGACTTACGGTTGAACAGGACACACAGCTGCGCAGACAGCTTCGTGAGGCCGGTGTTACTTACAAAGTGTATAAAAACACGATGATGAACTTTGCATTCAAGGGAACGGACTGTGAAGCGCTCGTTCCGTATCTGGAAGGCCCCAGTGCAATGGCGCTGTCAACGACAGACGCAACGGCACCGGCGAGAATCATCAACAATTTTGCAAAGACGGCTCCGGCGCTTGAGATCAAGGGTGGTATCGTGGAAGGTATCGCTTATGATGCAAAGGGAATCGGCGAGATCGCAAATATTCCTTCCAGAGAAGTACTGCTCTCCAAGCTGCTTGGAAGCATTCAGTCTCCGATCACCAACTTTGCGCGTGTGATCAAACAGATCGCAGAAAAAGATGGCGGGCAGGCAGCAGACGAAGCTCCGGCTGCAGATGTGGCAGAGGCGCCTGCTGAATAA
- the rplL gene encoding 50S ribosomal protein L7/L12: MAKLSTQEMIDAIKELTVLELNDLVKACEEEFGVSAAAGVVVAAAGAGAAAEEEEKTEFDVELTEVGPNKVKVIKVVREVTGLGLKEAKDLVDSAPKTVKEGVSKEEAEDVKTKLEGEGAKVTLK, encoded by the coding sequence ATGGCAAAATTATCCACACAGGAAATGATCGATGCAATCAAAGAGCTGACCGTATTAGAGTTAAATGACCTGGTTAAGGCTTGTGAAGAAGAGTTTGGCGTATCCGCAGCAGCAGGCGTTGTTGTTGCAGCAGCAGGTGCAGGTGCGGCAGCAGAGGAAGAAGAAAAGACAGAGTTCGATGTAGAGCTGACAGAAGTTGGCCCGAACAAAGTTAAGGTAATCAAGGTTGTCCGTGAAGTGACAGGACTTGGTCTGAAGGAAGCAAAAGACCTCGTGGATTCCGCACCGAAGACAGTAAAAGAGGGCGTATCCAAAGAGGAAGCAGAAGATGTAAAGACAAAGCTCGAAGGCGAAGGCGCAAAGGTAACGCTGAAATAA